In Candidatus Dormiibacterota bacterium, the DNA window CGGGATGGTCTCACACGGCGGTGATCGCGCCGGTTGATGCACGAGCACCGCGGCAGGTGGGAACATCCCCGCCGATGCTCCCGATTCCCCGTCCGCGCCCGCGCCGCTGGGCGCTCGCCCTCGCCACCGTCGCCGCCTCGACCTGCCTGAGCGGCTGCGGCGCCTCCGACAGCGACAAGATCAAGGACTCGGTGCGCAACTACATCCAGGCGGTGCTCGACGACAACGGCACCGCCGCCTGCGGCCTGCTCACCCCCGACGCCGCCAAGGTCTTCGTCGACCGGGTCAAGGCCCAGACCAAGACCAGCGACTGCGCCACCGCCTTCAAGCAGGAGGCGGCCACCCTCAAGGACGACGAGAAGGCGATCTATCGCAGCGCCGTGCTCTCCGGGGTCACCGTCAGCGGCGACACCGCCACCGTCACCGTCAAGTTCACCGGGGTCAACAAGGACATCCGGCTCAAGAAGGTGAACGGCGACTGGAGGATCGATACCGGCCCGGCCGGATGAGCCGCCGCCGGGTCAGACCGGGAGGGTCGATCCCTCGGCGAGGTACGAGCGGATCACCGTGGCCAGGCCGACGAGGCTGAACGGCTTGTTGATGAACCGGTCGGCGCCGGCGGCGCGACCGCTCTCGACGTCGTCGTCGCCGCTCAGCGCGGTGAACATCAGGACCGGGATGGAGCGCGTCCGCGGGTCGCTCTTGATCCGCCGGCAGACCTCGAGGCCGTCGATACCGGGCATCATGATGTCGAGGATCACCAGGTCGGGACGGGCGCGCTCGAGGCTGCGCAGGCCCTCGGCCCCGTCGAGCTCGGCGTCCACCTCGTAGCCCTCGATGGTCAGGTACATCGAGACGACGTGAAGGAGGCGGGGGTCGTCGTCCACGATGAGGATGCGGCGGCGGAGCACGGAGGGCCTCCAGTTGCGGTGTCGGTGCAAGTGGTACCACGCCCCGCAGCCTCCGGGCGGGTCCCTCGACTCCCCGTGACCCGTCCGTTGCCGGACGGTGGGATGCCGCGGATGTCCCGTGTCGGGGGCCTCCCCCTGCTACCCGCAGGCGTTGGCGGGCTGGAGCAGCCCGGGACGGTGGAAGCCGAGGGCGACGCCGTCGCCGGTGACCTTCACCGAGTCGAGGTAGGGGCGGATCGGGTCCAGCTGGGCATCGGCGAGCAGGGCG includes these proteins:
- a CDS encoding nuclear transport factor 2 family protein, whose protein sequence is MLPIPRPRPRRWALALATVAASTCLSGCGASDSDKIKDSVRNYIQAVLDDNGTAACGLLTPDAAKVFVDRVKAQTKTSDCATAFKQEAATLKDDEKAIYRSAVLSGVTVSGDTATVTVKFTGVNKDIRLKKVNGDWRIDTGPAG
- a CDS encoding response regulator; amino-acid sequence: MLRRRILIVDDDPRLLHVVSMYLTIEGYEVDAELDGAEGLRSLERARPDLVILDIMMPGIDGLEVCRRIKSDPRTRSIPVLMFTALSGDDDVESGRAAGADRFINKPFSLVGLATVIRSYLAEGSTLPV